The Streptomyces sp. NBC_00691 genome has a segment encoding these proteins:
- a CDS encoding ABC transporter ATP-binding protein, giving the protein MSDVLELVDVSVVRDGRALVDEVSWSVKEGERWVILGPNGAGKTTLLNIASSYLFPTKGTTHILGERLGGVGTDVFELRPRIGMAGIAMAEKLPKRQTVLQTVLTAAYGMTATWHEDYDPVDEQRAKAFLDRLGMNDYLDRKFGTLSEGERKRTLIARAMMTDPELLLLDEPAAGLDLGGREDLVRRLGRLARDPYAPSMIMVTHHVEEIAPGFTHVLMIRQGKVLAAGPVEMELTSRNLSHCFGLPLVVERVGDRWTAHGLPLK; this is encoded by the coding sequence ATGAGCGATGTACTGGAGCTGGTGGACGTATCCGTGGTCCGCGACGGACGGGCTCTGGTGGACGAGGTCTCCTGGTCGGTCAAGGAGGGCGAGCGCTGGGTGATCCTCGGACCCAACGGCGCCGGCAAGACCACCCTTCTGAACATCGCCTCCAGCTACCTCTTCCCCACCAAGGGCACCACCCACATCCTGGGCGAGCGGCTCGGCGGCGTCGGCACCGACGTGTTCGAGCTCCGTCCCCGCATCGGCATGGCCGGCATCGCCATGGCGGAGAAGCTCCCCAAGCGCCAGACCGTCCTGCAGACCGTCCTCACCGCCGCGTACGGCATGACCGCCACCTGGCACGAGGACTACGACCCGGTCGACGAGCAGCGCGCCAAGGCCTTCCTCGACCGCCTCGGCATGAACGACTACCTGGACCGGAAGTTCGGGACCCTCTCCGAGGGCGAGCGCAAGCGCACCCTGATCGCCCGCGCGATGATGACCGACCCCGAGCTCCTCCTCCTCGACGAGCCCGCCGCCGGCCTCGACCTCGGCGGCCGCGAGGACCTCGTCCGCCGTCTCGGCCGCCTGGCCCGCGACCCGTACGCCCCCTCCATGATCATGGTGACCCACCACGTCGAGGAGATCGCGCCGGGCTTCACCCACGTCCTGATGATCCGTCAGGGCAAGGTCCTCGCCGCCGGTCCGGTGGAGATGGAACTGACCTCGCGCAACCTCTCGCACTGCTTCGGCCTGCCGCTCGTCGTCGAGCGCGTCGGCGACCGCTGGACCGCCCACGGCCTGCCCCTGAAGTAG
- a CDS encoding chaplin yields the protein MKNLKKAAALTMVAGGIVAAGAGVASAHGAEATGAALNSPGVASGNLVQVPVHVPVNVSGNTVNVIGLLNPAFGNHALNG from the coding sequence GTGAAGAACCTCAAGAAGGCCGCTGCCCTCACCATGGTCGCCGGGGGCATCGTCGCCGCCGGTGCGGGTGTCGCCTCCGCCCACGGCGCCGAGGCCACGGGCGCGGCCCTCAACTCGCCGGGTGTCGCCTCCGGCAACCTGGTGCAGGTCCCGGTCCACGTCCCCGTGAACGTCTCCGGCAACACGGTCAACGTGATCGGCCTGCTCAACCCGGCCTTCGGCAACCACGCCCTCAACGGCTGA
- a CDS encoding response regulator transcription factor: protein MADKQIRVLLVDDHQVVRRGLRTFLEVQDDIEVVGEASDGAEGVARAEELRPDVVLMDVKMPGTDGIEALKRLRELDNPAKVLVVTSFTEQRTVVPALRAGASGYVYKDIDPDALAGAIRSVHAGHILLQPEVAGALLTQDDSHGGTGRGSALTEREREVLGLIADGRSNREIARALVLSEKTVKTHVSNILMKLDLADRTQAALWAVRNGLTD, encoded by the coding sequence GTGGCTGACAAGCAGATCCGTGTCCTGCTGGTCGACGACCACCAGGTCGTCCGCAGAGGCCTGCGGACCTTTCTGGAGGTGCAGGACGACATAGAGGTGGTGGGGGAGGCCTCCGACGGCGCCGAGGGCGTCGCGCGGGCCGAGGAGCTCCGCCCCGACGTGGTCCTCATGGACGTGAAGATGCCGGGGACGGACGGCATCGAGGCCCTCAAGCGGCTCCGTGAGCTCGACAACCCCGCGAAGGTGCTCGTCGTCACCAGCTTCACCGAGCAGCGGACGGTGGTCCCCGCGCTCCGCGCCGGCGCCTCCGGATACGTCTACAAGGACATCGACCCCGACGCGCTGGCCGGCGCGATCCGCTCCGTCCACGCCGGGCACATCCTGCTCCAGCCCGAGGTCGCGGGTGCGCTCCTCACCCAGGACGACTCCCACGGGGGCACGGGGCGCGGCTCGGCCCTCACGGAGCGGGAGCGCGAGGTCCTCGGCCTGATCGCGGACGGCCGGTCCAACCGCGAGATCGCCCGCGCGCTCGTCCTCTCCGAGAAGACGGTCAAGACGCACGTGTCGAACATCCTCATGAAGCTCGACCTCGCGGACCGTACCCAGGCGGCCCTCTGGGCGGTCCGGAACGGTCTCACCGACTGA
- a CDS encoding GAF domain-containing sensor histidine kinase, whose product MSHRPSSGLAAVSTALLAMSRHLEVRDVLKTIVASARELLDAEYAALGVPDDHGGFAQFVVDGVSDEQWKAIGPLPRQHGILAAMLHKAEPERLADVRQDPRFGGWPAAHPEMSDFLGLPVRDGDEILGALFLANKRCPKENGGCGFTAEDEELLGILAQHAAIALTNARLYERSRELTIAEERSRLAHELHDAVSQKLFSLRLTAQAAAALVDRDPARAKGELQQVALLAAEAADELRAAVVELRPAALDEDGLVHTLRTHIQVLDRAHAARVTFESPGTRALPAAQEEAVLRVAQEALHNALRHSDAALVTVSLARAGQGARLTVTDDGKGFDPRTVRTAGRHLGLVSMRDRAGGVGGSLTVTSAPGEGTTIEMEVPGG is encoded by the coding sequence ATGAGCCATCGACCGAGCTCCGGCCTGGCCGCCGTGAGCACCGCCCTCCTGGCCATGAGCCGCCACCTGGAGGTCCGCGACGTCCTCAAGACGATCGTCGCCTCCGCCCGCGAGCTGCTCGACGCGGAGTACGCGGCCCTGGGCGTCCCCGACGACCACGGCGGCTTCGCCCAGTTCGTCGTCGACGGCGTCAGCGACGAGCAGTGGAAGGCCATCGGCCCGCTGCCCCGCCAGCACGGCATCCTCGCCGCGATGCTCCACAAGGCCGAGCCCGAGCGGCTCGCCGACGTCCGCCAGGACCCCCGCTTCGGGGGCTGGCCCGCCGCGCACCCCGAGATGTCCGACTTCCTCGGCCTCCCCGTCAGGGACGGCGACGAGATCCTCGGAGCCCTCTTCCTCGCGAACAAGCGCTGCCCGAAGGAGAACGGCGGCTGCGGCTTCACCGCCGAGGACGAGGAACTCCTCGGGATCCTGGCCCAGCACGCGGCCATCGCCCTCACCAACGCCCGTCTCTACGAGCGCAGCCGCGAACTCACCATCGCCGAGGAGCGCTCCCGCCTCGCCCACGAGCTGCACGACGCGGTCAGCCAGAAGCTCTTCTCGCTCCGGCTGACCGCCCAGGCCGCAGCCGCGCTCGTCGACCGCGACCCCGCCCGTGCCAAGGGAGAGCTGCAGCAGGTCGCCCTGCTCGCCGCCGAGGCCGCCGACGAGCTGCGTGCCGCCGTCGTCGAGCTCCGCCCCGCCGCCCTCGACGAGGACGGCCTCGTCCACACCCTCCGTACCCACATCCAGGTCCTGGACCGGGCCCACGCCGCCCGGGTCACCTTCGAGAGCCCCGGGACGCGCGCGCTGCCCGCCGCACAGGAGGAAGCGGTGCTCAGGGTCGCCCAGGAGGCCCTGCACAACGCCCTGAGGCACTCGGACGCGGCGCTCGTCACCGTCTCCCTCGCCCGCGCGGGCCAGGGCGCGCGGCTCACCGTCACCGACGACGGCAAGGGCTTCGACCCGCGTACGGTCCGCACTGCGGGGCGCCACCTCGGCCTGGTCTCCATGCGGGACCGGGCGGGCGGCGTCGGCGGATCGCTCACCGTGACCTCGGCCCCCGGCGAGGGCACCACGATCGAGATGGAGGTTCCCGGTGGCTGA
- a CDS encoding transglycosylase SLT domain-containing protein has product MSANTPGHNRGLKKTHKATIAGVAALGAAALTLSLIPGNGSTETEPQALSGTQQVAWSYNANSPQAKALAASVTEQHTTVGLKAKQEAAAKAKAAAQAKATAAAKAKADAQAKAAAKAKAAAKAKAAAKAKADAKKRAAAKTAASRSVARTPVFANNLDGWIREALFIMDKHNIPGSYHGLHKNIMRESSGNPRAINNWDINAINGIPSKGLLQVIYPTFKTYHVPGTAFDQYDPVANIVAAANYAADRYGSIDNVNSAY; this is encoded by the coding sequence ATGTCTGCGAACACCCCTGGCCACAATCGTGGTCTGAAGAAGACCCACAAGGCCACGATCGCCGGCGTCGCCGCCCTGGGCGCCGCGGCGCTCACGCTCTCGCTCATCCCCGGCAACGGCTCGACCGAGACCGAGCCCCAGGCTCTCTCGGGCACGCAGCAGGTGGCCTGGTCGTACAACGCGAACAGCCCGCAGGCGAAGGCCCTGGCCGCCAGCGTGACCGAGCAGCACACCACCGTCGGCCTCAAGGCCAAGCAGGAGGCCGCGGCGAAGGCCAAGGCCGCCGCCCAGGCGAAGGCCACCGCCGCCGCCAAGGCGAAGGCGGACGCGCAGGCCAAGGCCGCCGCGAAGGCGAAGGCGGCCGCCAAGGCGAAGGCCGCGGCGAAGGCGAAGGCCGACGCGAAGAAGCGTGCCGCGGCGAAGACGGCCGCGAGCCGTTCCGTCGCCCGTACCCCCGTCTTCGCGAACAACCTCGACGGCTGGATCCGCGAGGCGCTGTTCATCATGGACAAGCACAACATTCCGGGCAGCTACCACGGCCTGCACAAGAACATCATGCGCGAGTCCAGCGGCAACCCGCGGGCCATCAACAACTGGGACATCAACGCCATCAACGGCATCCCGTCCAAGGGTCTGCTCCAGGTCATCTACCCGACCTTCAAGACCTACCACGTGCCCGGCACCGCGTTCGACCAGTACGACCCGGTCGCCAACATCGTCGCCGCCGCCAACTACGCGGCCGACCGCTACGGCTCGATCGACAACGTCAACAGCGCGTACTGA
- a CDS encoding FHA domain-containing protein: MGHGVPELVLELNGRTWTLDPSRSYTLGRDPQGDLVIDDARVSWRHATISWGGRSWVIEDHGSTNGTFLQGQRIHQVEIGPGSAVHLGNATDGPRLNLAAGAPAHQQAPAHQQPAAAQAPAHQVPAHQAAEQAAQAEWITHQAPPQQGQHQVPPQNWQQQGPPPVHPQAARQQVPHQQGQGGPVEQLAQKVPGHGGPASGPSAAYADRSPTTFHQLALGHVMRIGRALENELVVSDLQVSRHHAEFHATPDGRFEIRDLGSHNGTYVNGQPITKGGSALLGPQDIVGVGHSTFRLVGGQLEEFVDTGSVSFSARHLTVTVDGGKQILKDVSFGVPEKSLIGVIGPSGSGKSTLLKALTGYRPANEGDVLYDNRSLYKQFAELRQRIGLVPQDDILHKELTVQKALRYAAKLRFPGDTAESEREARIGEVLRELKLDIHKEKKVTSLSGGQRKRVSVALELLTKPSLIFLDEPTSGLDPGMDRDVMQLLRGLADDGRTVLVVTHSVAELGLCDKLLVMAPGGSVAYFGPPDEALNFFGYSTWADVFSAFENYRDYDWAGRWKGSQHYQLYAADIDAVAAQPVQMPQHSMTRPPKPQGWGSQLWTLIRRYVSVIASDKGFLGLMVILPAVLGAVSVVIPADFGLGSPKPPSRFNGDAGTIMLILAVGMCFSGAANSVRELIKERVIYERERATGLSRSAYLMSKVIVLGLITAFQGVIICAIGFSTRELPAEGLFMPPAAELCVQVIALGLTSMMFGLVISALVKTAEKTMPLLVMFAIIQVVFTGILFQVYSSPGLEQFAWLMPSRWGIAGAGTTLDLGRLMPPWDPKNPTDTDPLWEHTVGQWSLDLGIQLFMAAVCCVAVARLLRRHEPEVMRK, translated from the coding sequence GTGGGGCATGGAGTGCCAGAACTCGTACTGGAATTGAACGGAAGGACCTGGACGCTCGATCCGTCCAGGTCGTACACCCTGGGCCGCGACCCGCAGGGTGACCTGGTCATCGACGACGCCAGGGTCTCGTGGCGCCACGCCACCATCAGCTGGGGCGGCCGGAGTTGGGTCATCGAGGACCACGGCTCGACCAACGGCACGTTCCTGCAGGGGCAACGGATCCACCAGGTGGAGATCGGCCCCGGCTCGGCCGTCCACCTCGGCAACGCCACCGACGGCCCCCGGCTGAATCTCGCCGCCGGCGCCCCGGCCCACCAGCAGGCCCCGGCCCACCAGCAGCCGGCCGCGGCCCAGGCCCCGGCCCACCAGGTCCCCGCCCACCAGGCGGCGGAGCAGGCCGCCCAGGCCGAGTGGATCACGCATCAGGCCCCGCCGCAGCAGGGCCAGCACCAGGTGCCGCCGCAGAACTGGCAGCAGCAGGGCCCGCCGCCCGTGCATCCGCAGGCCGCCCGCCAGCAGGTCCCGCACCAGCAGGGCCAGGGCGGCCCCGTCGAGCAGTTGGCGCAGAAGGTGCCCGGCCACGGCGGTCCCGCCTCCGGGCCCTCGGCGGCCTACGCCGACCGCAGCCCCACCACGTTCCACCAGCTGGCCCTCGGCCACGTCATGCGCATCGGCCGTGCCCTCGAGAACGAACTGGTCGTCTCCGACCTCCAGGTCTCTCGGCACCACGCCGAGTTCCACGCGACGCCCGACGGCCGCTTCGAGATCCGCGACCTCGGCTCGCACAACGGCACGTACGTCAACGGTCAGCCGATCACCAAGGGCGGCTCCGCCCTCCTCGGCCCCCAGGACATCGTCGGCGTCGGCCACTCGACGTTCCGGCTCGTCGGCGGCCAGCTCGAGGAGTTCGTCGACACCGGCTCCGTCTCCTTCTCGGCCCGCCACCTCACGGTCACGGTCGACGGCGGCAAGCAGATCCTCAAGGACGTCTCCTTCGGCGTCCCGGAGAAGTCGCTGATCGGTGTCATCGGCCCGTCCGGCTCCGGAAAGTCCACGCTGCTCAAGGCGCTGACCGGCTACCGCCCGGCCAACGAGGGCGACGTTCTCTACGACAACCGAAGCCTCTACAAGCAGTTCGCCGAGCTGCGCCAGCGCATCGGTCTGGTCCCGCAGGACGACATCCTGCACAAGGAGCTGACCGTCCAGAAGGCGCTGCGTTACGCCGCCAAGCTCCGCTTCCCCGGCGACACCGCCGAGTCCGAGCGCGAGGCCCGCATCGGCGAGGTGCTGCGCGAGCTCAAGCTCGACATCCACAAGGAGAAGAAGGTCACCTCCCTCTCCGGTGGTCAGCGCAAGCGCGTGTCCGTCGCCCTGGAGCTCCTCACCAAGCCGTCGCTGATCTTCCTGGACGAGCCGACCTCCGGCCTCGACCCGGGCATGGACCGCGATGTCATGCAGCTGCTCCGCGGCCTGGCAGACGACGGCCGCACGGTCCTCGTCGTCACCCACTCGGTGGCCGAGCTGGGCCTCTGCGACAAGCTGCTCGTCATGGCCCCCGGTGGCTCCGTGGCGTACTTCGGCCCGCCGGACGAGGCGCTGAACTTCTTCGGCTACTCGACCTGGGCCGACGTCTTCTCCGCCTTCGAGAACTACCGCGACTACGACTGGGCGGGCCGCTGGAAGGGCTCGCAGCACTACCAGCTGTACGCCGCGGACATCGACGCCGTCGCCGCGCAGCCGGTCCAGATGCCGCAGCACTCGATGACCCGCCCGCCGAAGCCGCAGGGCTGGGGCTCCCAGCTGTGGACGCTGATCCGCCGCTACGTCTCCGTGATCGCCTCCGACAAGGGCTTCCTGGGCCTGATGGTCATCCTGCCCGCCGTCCTCGGCGCGGTCTCGGTGGTCATCCCGGCGGACTTCGGCCTCGGCTCGCCGAAGCCGCCGTCCCGCTTCAACGGCGACGCCGGCACGATCATGCTGATCCTCGCGGTCGGCATGTGCTTCAGCGGCGCCGCCAACTCCGTACGAGAGCTGATCAAGGAACGGGTCATCTACGAACGGGAGCGGGCCACCGGCCTGTCCCGCTCGGCGTACCTGATGTCCAAGGTCATCGTGCTCGGCCTGATCACGGCCTTCCAGGGCGTCATCATCTGCGCCATCGGCTTCTCGACCCGCGAGCTGCCCGCCGAGGGCCTGTTCATGCCGCCGGCCGCCGAGCTGTGCGTCCAGGTGATCGCCCTCGGCCTCACCTCGATGATGTTCGGCCTGGTCATCTCCGCCCTGGTGAAGACCGCCGAGAAGACCATGCCGCTGCTGGTCATGTTCGCGATCATCCAGGTCGTCTTCACCGGCATCCTCTTCCAGGTGTACAGCTCGCCCGGCCTGGAGCAGTTCGCCTGGCTCATGCCCTCCCGCTGGGGCATCGCCGGCGCCGGCACCACCCTCGACCTCGGCCGCCTCATGCCGCCGTGGGACCCGAAGAACCCCACCGACACCGACCCGCTGTGGGAGCACACGGTCGGCCAGTGGAGCCTCGACCTCGGGATCCAGCTCTTCATGGCCGCCGTCTGCTGTGTCGCCGTGGCGCGGCTGCTGCGCCGCCACGAGCCCGAGGTCATGCGCAAGTGA
- the serB gene encoding phosphoserine phosphatase SerB, with the protein MSASQTSDVPTLLVKIFGKDRPGITAGLFDTLAAYSVDVVDIEQVVSRGRLVLCALVTEPTVASQGELRATVHSWAESLKLQAEIISGTGDNRPRGEGRSHVTVLGNPLTAEQTAAIAARIAEAGGNIDRVFRLAKYPVTAVEFAVSGCETEPLRTALATQAHSIGVDVAVVSAGLHRRAQRLVVMDVDSTLIQDEVIELFAAHAGCEDKVAEVTAAAMRGELDFEQSLHARVELLAGLDASVVDKVRAEVRMTPGARTLIRTLKRLGYQVGVVSGGFTQVTDDLKERLGLDFASANTLEIVDGKLTGRVTGEIVDRAGKARLLRRFAAEAGVPLAQTVAIGDGANDLDMLNAAGLGVAFNAKPVVREAAHTAVNVPFLDTVLYLLGITREEVEAADGGEEDLQH; encoded by the coding sequence ATGAGCGCATCGCAGACCTCAGACGTTCCCACCCTTCTCGTCAAGATCTTCGGGAAGGACCGTCCCGGGATCACCGCGGGACTCTTCGACACCCTCGCCGCCTACTCCGTCGACGTCGTGGACATCGAGCAGGTCGTCTCCCGCGGCCGCCTCGTCCTGTGCGCGCTCGTCACCGAGCCGACCGTCGCCTCGCAGGGCGAGCTCCGTGCGACCGTGCACAGCTGGGCCGAGTCGCTGAAACTCCAGGCCGAGATCATCTCGGGTACGGGCGACAACCGTCCCCGAGGTGAGGGGCGCTCGCACGTCACCGTGCTGGGCAACCCGCTGACGGCGGAGCAGACGGCGGCCATAGCGGCCAGGATCGCGGAGGCCGGCGGCAACATCGACCGTGTCTTCCGGCTGGCGAAGTACCCGGTCACGGCCGTCGAGTTCGCCGTCTCCGGCTGTGAGACCGAACCGTTGCGGACCGCCCTCGCCACCCAGGCGCACAGCATCGGGGTCGATGTGGCCGTGGTCTCCGCCGGGCTGCACCGGCGGGCCCAGCGGCTCGTCGTCATGGACGTCGACTCGACGCTGATCCAGGACGAGGTGATCGAGCTCTTCGCGGCGCACGCCGGGTGCGAGGACAAGGTCGCCGAGGTGACGGCCGCGGCGATGCGCGGTGAGCTGGACTTCGAGCAGTCGCTGCACGCGCGCGTGGAGCTGCTCGCCGGGCTCGACGCCTCGGTGGTCGACAAGGTCCGTGCCGAGGTGCGGATGACGCCCGGGGCCCGGACCCTGATCCGTACGCTCAAGCGGCTCGGCTATCAGGTGGGGGTCGTCTCGGGCGGGTTCACGCAGGTCACGGACGATCTGAAGGAGCGGCTCGGGCTCGACTTCGCCTCGGCCAACACCCTGGAGATCGTGGACGGCAAGCTGACCGGGCGGGTGACCGGTGAGATCGTGGACCGGGCGGGCAAGGCGCGGCTGTTGCGCCGGTTCGCGGCGGAGGCCGGTGTGCCGCTGGCGCAGACCGTGGCGATCGGCGACGGGGCGAACGACCTGGACATGCTGAACGCGGCCGGTCTCGGTGTGGCATTCAACGCGAAGCCGGTGGTGCGCGAGGCCGCGCACACGGCGGTGAACGTGCCGTTCCTGGACACCGTGCTGTACCTGCTGGGGATCACCCGCGAAGAGGTCGAGGCCGCGGACGGCGGCGAGGAGGACCTGCAGCACTGA
- a CDS encoding SixA phosphatase family protein yields MSVDTPRRIVLLRHAKADWNQESDHERPLAERGRADAPVAGRRLAETGIAFDLALCSTATRTRETWKLAVQALPERPKTVYEERLYEASLGELIALLNETSEDVSDLLVIGHNPGMHTLADALAGGSEGDALPRMNRSGFPTSAFAVLTFTGSWKSLEHGTGRLVDFWTPHD; encoded by the coding sequence ATGAGCGTCGACACACCCCGCAGGATCGTGCTGCTCCGACACGCGAAGGCGGACTGGAACCAGGAGTCCGACCACGAGCGCCCCCTCGCCGAGCGAGGCCGCGCGGACGCCCCCGTCGCCGGCCGCCGGCTCGCCGAGACCGGCATCGCCTTCGACCTGGCCCTCTGCTCCACCGCCACCAGGACCCGCGAGACCTGGAAGCTGGCCGTGCAGGCCCTTCCCGAGCGCCCGAAGACCGTGTACGAGGAGCGGCTGTACGAGGCCTCGCTCGGCGAGCTCATCGCCCTGCTCAACGAGACCTCGGAGGACGTGTCCGACCTCCTGGTCATCGGCCACAACCCCGGCATGCACACCCTCGCCGACGCTCTCGCGGGCGGGTCCGAGGGCGACGCGCTGCCCCGGATGAACCGCAGCGGCTTCCCGACCTCCGCCTTCGCCGTCCTCACCTTCACCGGCTCGTGGAAGTCCCTGGAGCACGGCACCGGCCGCCTCGTCGACTTCTGGACCCCGCACGACTGA
- a CDS encoding SGM_5486 family transporter-associated protein, whose translation MPVLEPNPPNGQKKLLIVFGAMIGITVVIGVIASIASP comes from the coding sequence ATGCCAGTTCTCGAACCCAACCCCCCGAACGGCCAGAAGAAGCTCCTCATCGTCTTCGGCGCGATGATCGGCATCACGGTCGTCATCGGCGTCATCGCCTCGATCGCCTCCCCGTGA
- a CDS encoding CynX/NimT family MFS transporter produces the protein MPDEPKTLDPTARPATATVPATTTPPGAAVAGDSPAQERTRRWTLGLVTVGLVLAALNLRPAITSLGALLEEVTADLHMSGTVAGVLTSVPPLCFAVFGITAPRLARRFGPAAVVCAGMAAIFTGLILRPFAGGTVGFLAASALALMGIAVSNVLMPVIVKRYFPDRIGSMTGLYSMALALGTSIAAAATVPMTAALGGDWRIGLGVWAAIAALAVLPWIPLVRDRDRATRAARTTAAAAAETAAPRITRSRTAWSLGCYFGLQATGAYITMGWMPQIFRDAGVPASTAGVLLAVTMVMGVPLAFVIPRLATRMRNQGPIVVALGLCGLAGYTGLFLAPAAGAWAWAVLLGVSNCSFPLALTMIGMRSRTGAGVVRLSAFAQSVGYLISIPGPLLVGVLYQHSGGWGLPIALMGGLMVPQMIVGTLAGRDRTFEDES, from the coding sequence ATGCCTGACGAGCCGAAGACCCTCGACCCCACCGCACGACCGGCCACGGCCACTGTTCCGGCCACCACGACCCCGCCCGGAGCCGCCGTCGCCGGCGATTCTCCCGCACAGGAGCGGACGCGGCGCTGGACCCTCGGCCTCGTCACCGTCGGACTCGTCCTGGCCGCGCTGAACCTGCGCCCCGCCATCACCAGCCTCGGCGCCCTCCTCGAAGAGGTCACCGCGGACCTCCACATGAGCGGCACCGTCGCCGGCGTCCTCACCTCCGTCCCCCCGCTCTGCTTCGCCGTCTTCGGCATCACGGCCCCGCGCCTCGCCCGCCGCTTCGGCCCCGCCGCCGTCGTCTGCGCGGGCATGGCCGCGATCTTCACCGGCCTGATCCTGCGCCCCTTCGCCGGAGGCACCGTCGGCTTCCTCGCCGCCAGCGCCCTCGCCCTCATGGGCATCGCCGTCAGCAACGTCCTGATGCCGGTCATCGTCAAGCGGTACTTCCCCGACCGCATCGGCAGCATGACCGGCCTCTACTCCATGGCCCTCGCCCTCGGCACCTCCATCGCCGCGGCCGCGACCGTCCCCATGACCGCCGCCCTCGGCGGCGACTGGCGCATCGGCCTCGGCGTCTGGGCGGCCATCGCCGCGCTCGCCGTCCTGCCCTGGATCCCGCTCGTCCGCGACCGGGACCGCGCCACCCGGGCGGCCAGGACGACCGCCGCCGCCGCGGCGGAGACCGCCGCCCCGCGCATCACCCGCAGCCGCACCGCCTGGTCCCTCGGTTGCTACTTCGGCCTCCAGGCCACCGGCGCCTACATCACCATGGGCTGGATGCCGCAGATCTTCCGCGACGCCGGCGTCCCCGCCTCCACCGCGGGCGTACTCCTCGCCGTCACCATGGTCATGGGCGTCCCGCTCGCCTTCGTGATCCCCCGGCTCGCCACCCGGATGAGGAACCAGGGCCCGATCGTCGTCGCCCTCGGCCTCTGCGGCCTCGCCGGCTACACCGGCCTCTTCCTCGCCCCCGCCGCGGGCGCCTGGGCCTGGGCCGTGCTCCTCGGCGTCTCCAACTGCTCCTTCCCGCTCGCCCTCACGATGATCGGCATGCGCTCGCGCACCGGTGCCGGAGTCGTCCGGCTCTCCGCCTTCGCGCAGAGCGTCGGCTACCTCATCTCCATCCCCGGTCCGCTCCTCGTCGGCGTGCTCTACCAGCACAGTGGCGGCTGGGGACTGCCGATCGCCCTGATGGGCGGGCTCATGGTGCCGCAGATGATCGTCGGAACCCTGGCGGGCAGGGACCGGACGTTCGAGGACGAATCCTGA
- a CDS encoding FadR/GntR family transcriptional regulator, with translation MALGHPRRAGLSDQVIAELRNQITSGEWPVGSRIPTEPELVEQLGVARNTVREAVRALAHNGLLDIRQGSGTYVIATSELAGVMHRRFAGSDPRHVAELRSTLESAAARLAAARRSERDLKQLDALLVRREEAWESGEAERFVSADATFHHAVVAASGNEVLTELYADLGDLLREWLRDDVGQELRPENWMDHGRLVDAIREGDAERAGAEAAGYPYICLRSPVPESGREPGPPAGE, from the coding sequence ATGGCCCTCGGCCACCCCCGGCGCGCAGGCCTCTCCGATCAGGTGATCGCCGAGCTGCGGAACCAGATCACCTCCGGCGAGTGGCCGGTGGGTTCACGCATCCCGACCGAACCCGAGCTGGTCGAGCAGCTGGGCGTGGCCCGCAACACCGTGCGCGAGGCGGTACGGGCCCTCGCGCACAACGGGCTTCTCGACATCCGCCAGGGCTCCGGCACGTACGTCATCGCCACCAGCGAGCTGGCGGGCGTCATGCACCGCCGCTTCGCCGGCTCCGACCCCCGGCACGTCGCCGAGCTGCGCTCGACCCTTGAGTCCGCCGCGGCCCGGCTCGCGGCCGCGCGGCGCAGCGAGCGGGACCTGAAGCAGCTCGACGCGCTGCTCGTACGACGGGAGGAGGCGTGGGAGTCCGGCGAGGCGGAGCGGTTCGTGAGCGCCGACGCGACCTTCCACCACGCGGTCGTCGCCGCCTCGGGCAACGAGGTGCTCACCGAGCTCTACGCGGACCTGGGCGATCTGCTGCGGGAGTGGCTGCGCGACGACGTCGGGCAGGAGCTGCGGCCGGAGAACTGGATGGACCACGGGCGCCTGGTGGACGCGATCCGGGAGGGCGACGCCGAGCGGGCCGGCGCGGAGGCGGCCGGCTACCCCTACATCTGCCTCAGGAGCCCCGTACCGGAGTCGGGTCGGGAGCCTGGTCCGCCGGCTGGTGAGTGA